The following are encoded together in the Xanthobacter autotrophicus Py2 genome:
- a CDS encoding Ribulose-phosphate 3-epimerase (PFAM: ribulose-phosphate 3-epimerase; Orotidine 5'-phosphate decarboxylase~KEGG: xcb:XC_0469 D-ribulose-5-phosphate 3-epimerase) yields the protein MARAYPIIAPSILSADFTRLGAEVEAVLEGGAEWIHFDVMDNHYVPNLTIGPLVLQSLRKVTKAFVDVHLMVKPVDGMIEAFAGAGADLISFHPEASEHVDRSLQLIRSKGVKAGLVLNPATPLSVLDYTLDQLDLVLVMSVNPGFGGQAFIPGALDKLKAIRERIDASGRDIRLEIDGGVKVDNIGAIAAAGADTFVAGSAIYGAKDYGATIAAMKREIESATGTAAAA from the coding sequence ATGGCCCGCGCTTATCCCATCATCGCCCCGTCCATCCTCTCGGCCGATTTCACCCGCCTCGGCGCCGAGGTAGAGGCGGTGCTTGAGGGCGGTGCGGAATGGATTCACTTCGACGTGATGGATAATCATTACGTCCCCAACCTCACCATCGGCCCGCTGGTGCTGCAGTCCCTGCGCAAGGTGACCAAGGCCTTCGTGGACGTGCACCTGATGGTGAAGCCGGTGGACGGCATGATCGAGGCCTTCGCGGGCGCCGGTGCCGACCTCATCTCCTTCCATCCGGAGGCCAGCGAGCATGTGGACCGCTCGCTCCAGCTCATCCGCTCCAAGGGGGTGAAGGCGGGACTGGTGCTCAATCCGGCGACGCCGCTCTCGGTGCTCGACTACACGCTGGACCAGCTCGATCTGGTGCTGGTGATGTCGGTGAACCCCGGCTTCGGCGGGCAGGCCTTCATTCCCGGCGCCCTCGACAAGCTGAAGGCCATCCGCGAACGCATCGACGCCTCGGGCCGCGACATTCGCCTTGAGATCGACGGCGGCGTGAAGGTGGACAATATCGGCGCCATCGCGGCGGCCGGGGCCGACACCTTCGTGGCCGGCAGCGCCATCTACGGCGCCAAGGATTATGGCGCCACCATCGCCGCCATGAAGCGCGAGATCGAAAGCGCCACGGGAACCGCCGCGGCGGCTTGA